In Drosophila subpulchrella strain 33 F10 #4 breed RU33 unplaced genomic scaffold, RU_Dsub_v1.1 Primary Assembly Seq136, whole genome shotgun sequence, one DNA window encodes the following:
- the LOC119558774 gene encoding troponin C: TDGEYDKEQLRILRNAFKAFDHDGAGWIEHADVSSILEILGQKLEPPAVKALIKEVDKGATGKLDFSQFCKLAARFIEVEEDVGALQNELKEAFRVYDKEGKGYLTVATLRGILHELDDKLSNQDLDMIIEEIDADGSGTVDFDEFMQVMTG; encoded by the exons ACTGATGGAGAATATGATAAAGAACAGTTGAGAA tTCTTAGAAatgcttttaaagcttttgaCCACGACGGTGCAGGATGGATAGAGCATGCAGATGTATCCAGCATTCTTGAAATATTGGGTCAGAAATTGGAACCACCAGCGGTTAAAGCTCTAATTAAAGAGGTCGATAAAGGAGCAACAGGTAAATTAGATTTCAGCCAGTTCTGTAAACTGGCCGCCCGCTTCATTGAAGTTGAGGAAGATGTAGGAGCCCTTCAAAATGAGTTAAAAGAGGCCTTTCGTGTATACGATAAAGAAGGAAAAGGATACCTCACAGTTGCAACACTAAGGGGTATTCTTCACGAACTAGACGATAAACTGTCTAACCAAGACTTAGATATGATCATAGAAGAAATCGATGCGGATGGGTCCGGAACTGTTGATTTTGACG AATTTATGCAAGTTATGACAG GTTAA